A single region of the Nocardioides aurantiacus genome encodes:
- a CDS encoding CpaF family protein: protein MSSLSDRIAALGRAGGATADTAAGPTAAAPPPAAPTRHADADRAASEGSAVTAPAAPTPSRLTAMAEANGARNGAENRFQDLKEHVHSELLQELGPQLYDSDMTAADLAAKVNVVLADVLAATNRPLTRADRDRITLDISDDILGHGPIEAYLRDEDVAEVMVNGPYDIWVERKGKLTKTDGTFKDEAHLRRTIDKIVSRIGRRVDEASPMVDARLQDGSRVNAVVPPLAIDGSSLTIRKFATDPLTVNDLIRFGSLTESTADFLDACVRGRLNVVVSGGTGAGKTTTLNVLSSFIPSDERIVTIEDAAELQLKQDHVVRLESRPSNIEGKGAVTIRDLVRNSLRMRPDRIVVGEVRDASALDMLQAMNTGHDGSICTVHSNGPRDTCSRLETLVLMAGMDLPVRAIREQIASAVDLVVHQARLKDGTRRITHVTEVERMEGDVITLQDVFLFDNSAGFDSEGKSLGTLRSTGLRPKFLEKMAHNNVTVDPRVFSTGGGFR from the coding sequence CATCGCCGCCCTCGGCCGGGCCGGTGGAGCCACGGCCGACACCGCCGCCGGGCCGACCGCCGCGGCACCCCCGCCGGCCGCTCCGACGCGGCACGCCGACGCCGACCGGGCGGCCTCCGAGGGCAGCGCCGTCACCGCTCCCGCGGCCCCCACCCCGTCCCGCCTCACCGCGATGGCCGAGGCCAACGGGGCCCGCAACGGTGCCGAGAACCGCTTCCAGGACCTCAAGGAGCACGTCCACTCCGAGCTGCTGCAGGAGCTCGGACCGCAGCTCTACGACAGCGACATGACGGCCGCCGACCTCGCCGCCAAGGTCAACGTGGTGCTCGCCGACGTGCTGGCCGCCACCAACCGGCCGCTGACGCGCGCCGACCGCGACCGGATCACGCTGGACATCTCCGACGACATCCTCGGGCACGGCCCCATCGAGGCCTACCTGCGCGACGAGGACGTCGCGGAGGTCATGGTCAACGGGCCCTACGACATCTGGGTGGAGCGCAAGGGCAAGCTCACCAAGACCGACGGCACGTTCAAGGACGAGGCCCACCTGCGCCGCACGATCGACAAGATCGTCTCCCGCATCGGACGTCGCGTCGACGAGGCCTCCCCCATGGTCGACGCACGGCTCCAGGACGGCAGCCGCGTCAACGCCGTGGTGCCGCCCCTGGCCATCGACGGCAGCTCGCTGACGATCCGCAAGTTCGCCACCGACCCGCTCACGGTCAACGACCTGATCCGCTTCGGCTCGCTCACCGAGAGCACGGCCGACTTCCTCGACGCCTGCGTCCGGGGGCGGCTCAACGTCGTGGTCTCGGGCGGCACCGGCGCGGGCAAGACCACCACCCTCAACGTGCTGTCCTCCTTCATCCCCTCCGACGAGCGCATCGTCACCATCGAGGACGCCGCGGAGCTGCAGCTCAAGCAGGACCACGTCGTGCGGCTCGAGTCGCGCCCGTCCAACATCGAGGGCAAGGGCGCGGTCACCATCCGCGACCTCGTCCGCAACTCGCTGCGGATGCGGCCCGACCGCATCGTCGTCGGCGAGGTCCGCGACGCCTCCGCGCTCGACATGCTCCAGGCGATGAACACCGGCCACGACGGCTCCATCTGCACCGTCCACTCCAACGGTCCCCGCGACACCTGCTCCCGCCTCGAGACCCTCGTGCTGATGGCGGGCATGGACCTGCCGGTGCGCGCCATCCGCGAGCAGATCGCGTCGGCGGTCGACCTCGTCGTGCACCAGGCCCGCCTCAAGGACGGCACCCGCCGGATCACCCACGTCACCGAGGTCGAGCGGATGGAGGGCGACGTGATCACGCTCCAGGACGTCTTCCTGTTCGACAACTCCGCGGGCTTCGACTCCGAGGGCAAGTCGCTCGGCACGCTGCGCAGCACCGGCCTGCGCCCGAAGTTCCTCGAGAAGATGGCCCACAACAACGTCACCGTCGACCCCCGGGTCTTCTCCACCGGCGGTGGGTTCCGGTGA
- a CDS encoding type II secretion system F family protein, translated as MRRLRPGLAAAALGSLLALAVVAPASAADPSGPAGASIDHAEVRDGGVRLLVSVPASGTVDVGGVDVEVAGKAARSTTAAATGNADVRRTTVLAIDTSNSMRGERIAAAKRAAALFLDTAPPDVAVGLVSFDDDVQVLVEPSRDRAALRRAVAGLTLTRDTALYDGVLGAVEASGGQGARSLLVLSDGKDTTDTPLSEVLRTLEQEDVSVDVVSLDQGDAASQPLQLIARAGGGQVMDADPASLSATFAGEADALRRQLAVDVTLPQGTEPQADVTVTLPVDGRAVTASAFLTVGSAEPAAEPVQAPAATGPVAAAGPRIDLPPAAVAVGVGAIGLGLLGMVVALFVVRPGASKDEKLRKQLEAYGVYGAPQSRDQAPADQGLGAQARQVAEKALAGNQGLEARIAARLDKAGMSLKPAEWLLVHAGVTVLAAVLGMLLSRGNILLALVFLALGAAGGWVYLGLRKSRRLKAFASGLADTLQLMSGSLSAGLSLAQSVDTIVKEGSDPIAGEFRRVIVESRLGVPLEESLGGVAERMESKDFEWVVMAIKIQRQVGGNLAELLLQVAATLREREYLRRQVLALSAEGRLSAYILGALPPVFLLYLSVSNPDYVSVFFTTTIGYFLLGVMAVLLVVGFTWMLKVAKVDV; from the coding sequence GTGAGGCGCCTGCGCCCCGGCCTCGCTGCTGCGGCGCTCGGCTCCCTGCTGGCGCTGGCGGTCGTCGCTCCCGCCTCGGCCGCGGACCCGTCCGGGCCCGCGGGGGCGAGCATCGACCACGCCGAGGTCCGCGACGGCGGGGTCAGGCTGCTCGTCTCGGTGCCCGCCAGCGGCACCGTCGACGTCGGCGGCGTCGACGTCGAGGTCGCCGGGAAGGCGGCCCGGTCGACGACCGCGGCGGCGACCGGCAACGCCGACGTGCGGCGTACGACGGTCCTGGCCATCGACACCAGCAACAGCATGCGGGGCGAGCGCATCGCCGCCGCGAAGCGTGCCGCCGCCCTCTTCCTGGACACCGCCCCGCCCGACGTCGCCGTCGGGCTGGTCTCCTTCGACGACGACGTGCAGGTCCTCGTGGAGCCCTCCCGCGACCGGGCCGCCCTGCGTCGCGCCGTCGCCGGCCTCACCCTGACCCGCGACACCGCGCTCTACGACGGCGTGCTGGGCGCGGTCGAGGCCAGCGGCGGCCAGGGCGCCCGCAGCCTGCTGGTCCTCTCCGACGGCAAGGACACGACCGACACGCCGCTCTCGGAGGTCCTCAGGACCCTCGAGCAGGAGGACGTCTCCGTCGACGTCGTCTCGCTCGACCAGGGCGACGCCGCCAGCCAGCCGCTGCAGCTGATCGCCCGGGCCGGCGGCGGCCAGGTCATGGACGCCGACCCGGCCTCGCTGAGCGCCACCTTCGCCGGCGAGGCCGACGCGCTGCGTCGCCAGCTCGCCGTCGACGTCACCCTCCCGCAGGGCACCGAGCCGCAGGCCGACGTCACGGTCACCCTCCCCGTCGACGGGCGGGCCGTGACCGCGAGCGCGTTCCTGACGGTGGGGTCGGCCGAGCCCGCGGCCGAGCCCGTCCAGGCCCCCGCGGCCACCGGTCCGGTCGCCGCCGCCGGCCCGCGCATCGACCTCCCCCCGGCCGCCGTCGCCGTCGGTGTGGGCGCCATCGGGCTCGGGCTCCTCGGCATGGTCGTGGCGCTGTTCGTGGTGCGTCCCGGCGCGTCGAAGGACGAGAAGCTGCGCAAGCAGCTCGAGGCCTACGGCGTGTACGGCGCGCCGCAGAGCCGCGACCAGGCCCCCGCCGACCAGGGGCTCGGCGCCCAGGCCCGCCAGGTCGCCGAGAAGGCGCTGGCCGGCAACCAGGGCCTCGAGGCCAGGATCGCGGCCCGCCTCGACAAGGCGGGGATGTCGCTCAAGCCGGCCGAGTGGCTGCTCGTGCACGCGGGCGTGACCGTGCTCGCCGCCGTGCTGGGCATGCTGCTGAGCCGAGGCAACATCCTGCTCGCCCTCGTGTTCCTGGCGCTCGGCGCCGCCGGCGGGTGGGTCTACCTCGGGCTGCGGAAGTCGCGGCGGCTCAAGGCCTTCGCCTCCGGCCTCGCCGACACCCTCCAGCTGATGTCGGGCTCCCTGTCGGCCGGTCTCTCGCTGGCCCAGTCGGTGGACACCATCGTCAAGGAGGGCTCCGACCCGATCGCCGGGGAGTTCCGCCGGGTGATCGTGGAGAGCCGCCTCGGCGTACCGCTGGAGGAGTCGTTGGGCGGCGTCGCCGAGCGCATGGAGAGCAAGGACTTCGAGTGGGTCGTCATGGCGATCAAGATCCAGCGCCAGGTCGGCGGCAACCTCGCCGAGCTGCTCCTGCAGGTCGCGGCCACGCTGCGTGAGCGGGAGTACCTCCGCCGGCAGGTGCTCGCCCTCAGCGCGGAGGGCCGCCTCTCGGCGTACATCCTCGGCGCGCTGCCGCCCGTGTTCCTGCTCTACCTCTCGGTGAGCAACCCCGACTACGTGAGCGTCTTCTTCACCACCACGATCGGCTACTTCCTGCTCGGGGTGATGGCCGTCCTGCTCGTGGTCGGCTTCACCTGGATGCTGAAGGTCGCGAAGGTGGACGTGTGA